In the Aeromicrobium fastidiosum genome, GCGAAGCCACCGAACACGCCGATCATGATGGCCGCGGCCGCCGTGACGACGCGCGCGCCGTACTGGAAGCCCAGCACGACCGACTCCCCGGCCGGGCTGCCGTGGACGTACTCCTCACGCATGCGCGACACGAGGAACACCTCGTAGTCCATCGCGAGGCCGAACAGGATGCCCGTCAGCAGCAGGGGCAGCATGAACAGCACCGGGCCGGACGTGTCGACGCCGATCAGGCTGGCGAGCCAGCCCCACTGGAACACCGCGACGGTGGCACCGAGCGAGACACCCACCGACAGCAGGAACCCGAGGACCGCCTTGAGCGGCACCAGCACCGAGCGGAAGACGACGGTCAGCAGCACGAACGCCAGCCCGACGACGACGAGCAGGTACTTCGGGAAGGCCTTGGCGAGGCTCTCGGAGATGTCGACGCCCAGGGCCGTCTGCCCCGTCACGAGGACCCGCGCACCGGTGGACGACTCGACGCCACTGACCGACGAGCGGATGTCGTCGACGAGCTGCTGGGTGTCCGCGTCGGACGGCCCGCTCTTGGGGATGACGTTGACGATCGCGTAGCCCGACGACGTCAGGCCGTCGAGGTACGTCTGCGTGGCCGCGGCGTCGGCCGGGTCGGGGGCCGGCGAGACCACCGCGGCGACGTCCTTCTTGATGCCCTCGACGCGGGTGACGGTCTCCTCGACCGCTGCGGCCGGGTCGTCGGCACCCTTCGTGTCGACGACGACCAGCAGCGGGCCGTTGGTGCCGGCACCGAAGTTGTCGGAGATCAGGTCGTAGGCGACGCGGGGGCCGCTGCCCTCGGCGGCAGTGCCGTTGTCGGGCAGCGCGAGCTGCATCGACGCGACGGGGATCGCGATGACGCCGGCCACCACCAGGCCACCGACGAACGTCACGAGCTTGTTCTTGGTGACGAAGTCGGCCCAGCGACGTCCGTTGGTACGGCGACCCGACTGGTCCTCGGGGTCGCGCGCCGCGATGAACGGCAGCTTGCCCCAGCCGATCTTGCTGCCGGCGAACCCGAACAGGGCCGGCAGCAGCGTCAGGGCGATGAGGACGGCGACGGCGACGGTGCCCGCGGCGGCGAGCCCCATCTCGGTGAGGAACGAGATGTTGACGACCGACAGACCGGCCAGCGCGATGATGACGGTCAGGCCCGCGAACACGACGGCCGATCCGGCGGTTCCGACGGCCCGTCCGGCCGCCTCCTCCCGGTCGCGACCGACATGGATCTCGTGGCGGTAGCGCGACACGATGAACAGCGCGTAGTCGATGCCGACCGCGAGCCCCAGCATCGTGGCCAGGATGGGCGT is a window encoding:
- a CDS encoding MMPL family transporter, which encodes MAWYLYRLGRWSFRHRWTVLSFWIGLLLLVGVGAGTLSGKTSDEFSVPGIESSQAFDLIKERTPDAAPDGAQAQIVFQAPKGQQLSAPTYQTAIDESLGSIDSKNVVAPVDAASLTLSKDGRTGFTSVAYAKQSVELTDADRSALEKAPDAAEDAGLTVAIGGDALQEVPHGGAAEAIGIGIAVIVLLITFGSLLVAGMPLLTAIIGVGIGVASITTLTGFVDLGSTTPILATMLGLAVGIDYALFIVSRYRHEIHVGRDREEAAGRAVGTAGSAVVFAGLTVIIALAGLSVVNISFLTEMGLAAAGTVAVAVLIALTLLPALFGFAGSKIGWGKLPFIAARDPEDQSGRRTNGRRWADFVTKNKLVTFVGGLVVAGVIAIPVASMQLALPDNGTAAEGSGPRVAYDLISDNFGAGTNGPLLVVVDTKGADDPAAAVEETVTRVEGIKKDVAAVVSPAPDPADAAATQTYLDGLTSSGYAIVNVIPKSGPSDADTQQLVDDIRSSVSGVESSTGARVLVTGQTALGVDISESLAKAFPKYLLVVVGLAFVLLTVVFRSVLVPLKAVLGFLLSVGVSLGATVAVFQWGWLASLIGVDTSGPVLFMLPLLLTGILFGLAMDYEVFLVSRMREEYVHGSPAGESVVLGFQYGARVVTAAAAIMIGVFGGFALGDDIIIKSIGFGLAVGVLADAFLVRMTIVPAFMALMGDRMWWMPKWLDRALPNLDIEGESLERHLGEGADAEGGKHAAKPHAHAG